ttatgtatttttatttgtaagcaAGATGCATGAGTTAAAGTTATTTCTCTTACACTAGCCTTGTGCTCTGACTTAATATACGCTACAACGCCATCACATTGGTTAATATGATTATTTGTAGTAAAAGAATAGTAGTTTTCGATTTCAGGGATAGGTTTGTTTGAGTCTATTCTGCACTCATTTAAGATTAAAAGATCTACATTAAATTTGAACTGTGTTATAGTAATTAGAAAGTCATCCAAATTAGTATATATGCTCCTAATATTTTGAGATGCTATTGTGAAATCAGTTTTgcctatattaaattgttttataaaatcatcAATTTGAAGTTCTTTCGATTGTGCTATCGTTATTTCGTCCAATTCttgcattattatattagtactatCCATGGTAAAATTGAGCTATCATTCTAGGTTTTAATGCCAAATTGTATATATATACGTATTTTACTCGTCTCGCATTAAGATATACTTTTATACATAGGGAATTATAATTACCATGATTAGtgaatattattactacattatattttcctaagtatataattttatagcaaaaaggaagagaattaataattttgtaatgactTGCAAGCATGCATTCTGTAAATATATAGGTAAATGTTGAGTGTTTTATAGGTGTGTAATTGTTATGCTGAAAGTATTGTTTATGTGTTTGCGTGTGTAGTGACAATATGTGTGTTTTAGGATAATtagaattaacattttttaaaaagttcAATGAGCaacttaaaatactaataaaaattaaagtaaaaagatATAACATGTAGTGTAAGTAGCCCAACACTAGTCACGGTTCTTGCATTAAGCTTTGTATTTGGGACTCACTCCTGATTAGGTACGTAGGCGATTCGTCTCGCTTCTTAACATAAACTTTACCATAGGCGGTCCAGCAATACTTGAATCCCTTCGATTTGGCGAGGTCGCGTGCCAAAAAGTGAAGTCTTGAGCCTTTCGCTGTGAGCTGTTCGGATACGAATATTGGAACGTCTACGTTATTTTTGAGACCCAAGTGTTTGGCGCTGAGCTTTCCTACATTCCTAGTATTATAAGACTTGCACATTTTAAGTACCTCAGTCTTGAGTATTGTTGAGGATAGTTCTACTATTATAGGGGTATTAGTCATACCTTGCTTCTTCCCTTTCACTCGATAAATGTCACGAATATCCGATTTTGTGATTTCATTGTTTACAGTCTTAGTTAAGCATACTACCATTTCGATAAGGTCTTCCTTAGTTTCTTTCAATTGTTTGGGTACGTTTTTAATCTCAATATTCGATTTTCGGCTACCTCGCTGAAGATCCTCAACTTTTTCTTCTAGGATGGATATGTACTCTTTATCTTTCTTGGCTTGTAACTCCATCTCttcaatttttcttttaaactctTCATTCTGCAGGCTTATAGCGGCCATAGTATTTTCAATGTTGGCATTTGTGAGCTTTATTTCCATGAGCGTgggagttatttttttaagttccGTCTCTTGAGTTAGCAGCATAGACTTAATTGTAGCTATCATCTCTTCTCTAAAGGCGTCAAAGTCATCTTCTCTTCTTCTTTTGTTAACTCTTTGGGAAATGTAACTCAGAGGTGACTCCAATCTCTCGTCTTGGTTAGCTAAATTTGACTCGGAGTATGACTTGTCCATTTTAGTACTAGGGTAGTAGAGCCGTTGGAGTGATGGTTAAGATTAAAAAGAGCCCGAGGTGTTATTTTTCACGCTCACTAATTTTACTTATAACCAAGAAGCGTTTGAAGTACTAGGGCAGCAGCGGCAGTAAGAGATGTGCTAATTACCGGTGAGCGGCGAGTGTCCGATGCGTAGGGCGGGGCGTCGCTGAGGTTGTCCTCGAGTCGTTGAGCAGTGGGGCGTGTCGAGGGCGTGTCGAAGGTCGCGCGTGATGCGTACACGCTGGGTGGGGTCTCGTAGCCTTGACCAGTGCGCACGAGTCAGGTACCAGGGTATTATGATCGCGAACGACTACCACGGAGCACTGAGTGTATTAGGATAACTCTTCTTATTTTATGCActcctaatatttttaaagaattaaatcactgaatttatttaatttttttgaaaataaatttggtATAACCACTGAGTAGACGTGTACACCTTGCGGCGGTCCGGGGGAAGAGGATAATATATAGTTACACTTTGAGTAGGTATACGATCATAATAGATCAGGGGTttccaaccttttcttagtccgggaccacatttatattattctggttAGCAGgaaccactatgtaagtatattaaaaataaagtgtaataatcgtcctgaaaattttaaattttaatatcattggcggaccatattttggcttccacggaccactggttgggagcCACTGTAATAGATAAACGGATCGTGTTTCAGCACTCGCTCTCTCCTACGTCTAGTAATAACTGATTCCTAACAGTTATCAGTTGTTGCACAAACTGAGTGTGACTAATGCAAATAACCGTCTATAACCGTGCTATATTTGACagcttacaataaattaaaggatatacttaggtaggtatactAGGTATTGGTAagtaaggtacctgcgggtattaaggcctgtcgggtaataaggcctaaataacaaaaaacgtacgaaatacagtagtagacgatcaagattacagtcacacaagctcagagcgtatacgagtcgctgcaaagtggcggacacACTCTTGCACTTCTccccccgcaaatatcgtcgaaatcattcagaagtgcggttcagcagcacgaattataaaaattgactccagtaaaacgtaagttgtttagaaaatatcatatttacaaacctgtattgactgtccgcttattaattaacgtatgcTTGTTATaagattaccgttttaagagacttgtagttataaaaattatattattattcttttctgtaaataggtggttggcgatattaaggcctataaaatttaacaataggccttattatactcctatttttttaactgctatataagtaggagcgtttttttaagatgtttgttagtgggtagtatatacgtagtttatatttacaatttatttaaaattgtttcagtgcttacagtcacgatgcctcccaaacgagcattgtggtcagaaggctTCTGTTGTTACTGCGTACCACGGATTGGTTGTCTCAATACTGAGATACGGTATTATTTTTTGGGGAAATTCAACAAACAAAGATCTTATCTTTAAGATGCAGAAGAGATGTATTAGAGCTATGTTTGCATTGAAAACTACAGATAGCTGCCgtccatattttttaaagcatgAACTTTTAACCTTGCCCTGCCTATACATACTCGAAGTAGCTGTTTTTGTTAAATGCAAtccaaatttatttatgttagcatcagatttttataacaGACGACAACGAGATGTGAGTCGACTATGTATACGCAAAACAAAAACTGCACTGATGCATAAAAGCGTTTTCCATATGGCATCTCTAATTTACAATAAACTGCCAAAATCAATCAAGGAATCTGACTTACATATGTTcaagaaaaaattaaatgaattattaataaataaatgctattatACACTATTGGATTATCTAAATGACAATTTactcaattatatttaatttatttcaattacaatcaatttatttcaattacattttttctttattaattataatttagcttTATTAACAATAGCAGAATatctattaattattcaattcatccatttattgtgacatttatattatttttaattttgacatcTGACTTTATGTCAACTATATTTTCCTACCATATAACATATTTCATCATTTTGTTTAGACTTTTTCTTGTACATCACTTAATAAACTCaattctatttaatatttgCATGCCACTGACAGGCCAAGATACTTGTAACTATACTTATTGTAACACCATTTATCACagtatttttgcaaataaatttgattttgatttttgattttgattttgaaggcgatctgacaaaaataaatcataaaaaaaattttatcggtacggtcatgcctgcaaagaagatagaatggatgatgcaatgaggcaatgttcgcgatgcttcaagtggtaccacgaagaatgtgtcggtttgactgcagaatatactgatgattttcaatgtcctgatggatgcgaataaggacaatttatttaatttattaagactactatgctttctattgccttatgttaatgattattgatgtcaagaatactaatttacttagtttaagttgatttttgaatagtttatagtataggcctttttaccctaccctattataataaggcctaaagacagcgtttttttaaaagtgatattatgttttagttttaagctttagaagctattttttgtttaaactcggtagtaatataagtacatgactgattattataaaaactggttgattatattggatattcttcattttattacaaatctcccttagctaggccttaatacccgcgggtacttAGACCACAGAACGTTATCAGATCTGCACTATCACAACATAACTGTACTACGTAGGTAATCAGCTCGGTAGAACTTGTCACGAGTTCTCTATTGTTTATAGTCGTCGTTTAACACGAGTCTTACTTCACACTGAACGCTAATCATTCATTTTATTCGTATATATATTACAGTGACACTAACTAATTATAGTTACAGTACAGTATTATTGTCCAATAAGATTCGGCTGCGAACATTTCACGAGTAGAATTGAGTAGACTCTACTTAGTTAACAATAGACtaactttaataattattgaatgtagtacctacttacttataagTAGTAGATAGCAGGAGCGTGTGTCGTGTGCTCGCTGCACCTTTATAACACaacagctgacccgcgcaacttcgtatTGCatcacaaaattttccccgtttttgtaacattttttactggtacttattggtcgtagcgtgatgatatatagcctatagccttcctctataaatagtctatctaacactgaaataatttttaaaatcggaccagtagttccttagattagcgtgttgcaacaaacaaacaaacaaacaaacaaacaaactcttcagctttataatattaagtatagatgtgCGCTCGTGTCATGAGTTCCGTGCCCCACGGGAGCAATGCTACTACTGTCAGCTAACTGTTCGACGACTCAGCCCAGCTCCAACACAGACATCACCACGTATCTACTCTCATACGATTGTGCACACAACATTTACTCACTTGAGTCCAGTTGTGTGCACTACTGAGTACTGAGCATTGAGCACGACcctcctcccggaataagggaaAGGTTAGACCTTAAAGCCACCACGCTTCCGATGTGAATCGAAAAACATCGCATCCCTAAATTTTTTTGACGAGTGAGGTCTTTGTTTGTGCTTTTGTTGTACGTTtctaacaatgttttaaaacgtcttattgatattttatagttttcaaaattcaaattcaaatcatttattgcttactaagttatatatacaaaaggatctagtaatattagggtagtgacaaacttagtaaCCTTTTTCAGGCTTTCTTTCACTTTTAGAACAACTCATGAATAAGTGATTTTTTCTAACAAtcaggtaggtaggtacttactctCAGCAAAGTCAGAAAGTCAGAAAGTCAGTGTTAGAAATAGAACGCTTAACACATGCGTGGGAGATGAATGCATTATTCTAGCACTAGCTAGGTGTCACTGCTCACTGTTTATCTCCTAGTTGTTTATAAACTGTTAATGTAGCGATATCACCTAACGACGGTAACGACCGGTATGTCCTACAGCCGCCTACAGGTACTAATGAGGCCTGAGTGATTGACAACACAACAATCATTCACGTAGAGCTCACAATGTGAGTGTACTTGTGTAACATGGAGCTACTAGCTCGTCTAGCTACAGTTTATGTAAAGTGTCGGTCACAGTATCTGTGTGTGTGTCGTGTTGTCGTCTCTGCTCAGCGGGGCTCGACTCTACGCCTAGCTTCATTTACTATCCGCCACATACCAGGCAACAGTGTCGTACCAACTTTATACTTAGGTAGCTGATTACTTTGTATCTACACATGTTTTGCAAGTGAAATGTCCCTCTCACAGTCCTCACTTATGTGTTAAACACTAACATTGAGTTATTGTGTTCCTCTCTACCACTACACAGTCACTGCTACTGCCGCTACTAGGTACTACTAGCAGTCAGCGTGGTGGTTGGATTGTTACTTGTCACTGTCACTTGTGTCTATATACTCATGTGTGGGACTAGCATCTGTCCTGTCTGAGTCCTGTGTCCTAACAGCAAAGTAGAGGTGAAGAGAGTTCGTGTTTAGTCGTAGCGGCGGTACCTACGTTATAGGAGTGTAGAGCGGCGATGTGGCGCTGACGACGCTGGTGCAGCGCGGAGGCACTCCGGCGCGGTGAGGGTCGCGGCACTCACTCGTTATCACTAACAATCGTTATCACTGCGCTCGCTCACTGAGGCAATCCTGCGGGCGGGTGCGCTCGCGGCACTGCGGCACTGCTGCACCGTGTTCACTCGCGGGTCGCGGGCGCCGTGTGTGCGCGGAGTGCGCGGAGAGCGCCGTGTGCGCGTGCGGTGCGTGCGGCTCGGCGCGCGCCACTGTGCGCCcgccgcggcgccgcccgcTAGCGCCCGCCCCGCCCCACACCGCAGCCGGCGGGCGCGGCGTGCCGAGGCCCCGCCCCCGGCGCGCGGCCCCGCCCCCGCCGCACGTTTTTGCGGGGCGGTGCGCCGGCAGACGCACGGTTCTGTGAATCTATGTGAGCTGTGTCCTGATTGCCGACGTGACGCCGCGTCACGCTGcaacaacacacacacacacacacgatgACATGtagctacctacatacttacctacctactatgtacctaatactttatttatacttatttattatttatattcaagtaaAGTACCTGCATAGGTAGAAGGCAGATTTTAAGTGCCTAAGTAGACAGGCAGCTGTATGTCAGCTAAGTAGAGATACTAACTACTGCAACGGAGCTGCCTGAGGGTTCAGTACTACTTACTTAATGTTAACATGGCCTCAATACAGCTGCAGGTACCAGGAAGCTACTCTACCTGTGTAGCAAATGAGTGAACGTCGTAGGTACTTATTTGTTGAACAGTgtctaaaatctaaaaatagatAGCTACTGAGGAGCATCGACGGGATGGTATGGTGAGCCCCGTCTCCCCCGAATCTCGCGCCGCGTCGCACACTCCGTACACATGAGGGTTGCTTCTTAAGGTGTCCTAATAACAGATACCTACTTACAtgccaaattaattaattattagataacccattactgtcccacattaactgcctctgtggcgcggtcggtagtatatgcggctaccgtgcgagaggtctcgggttcgaatcctgggtcgggccaaaaagtcttttctgagattttcggttaagaatttcttaagcccttctcccattacgatacgcccgcgcgactctagtctcggagactagtcgccacgaagtatctcacatacatttgtatggagactaccagtatcgtaatgtgaagcccttctcccattacgatacgcccgcgcgactctagtctcggagactagtcgccacgaagtatctcacatacatttgtatggagactctcacattacgatactgatattctacgcgttcgcgactagtctcgcgatacccgccgtgttggtcgcttgtgcgtcgcgtctcgcgtagaCATGCGCTTAACATAGTTAACATGTTCGGGAGCGGattgaacatggaatcattcatttcctaattggaactatgttcaggaaacatgttcgcggaactatatagttccaccacgtttcaagtttgacagaatctaacatttgataatataggtagttcctcagttcctcacagctcctaggtgctatagaaactgtgagaaattgagaactgctttatagtttatacattatttgttactgtatAAATGTAGACAAAAATATCCCTTGATTTACCTTCATACTTTACACAGGCTTAGGACTGTCAACcaagagataaaatataaaaaaatatgcaatctaCAGTTTTGACTTTCCTAcaaaaactctacaatttatgtttctttcaataTATGGATGAATCCagtagagtaagatcccagagctgccagacctacgtcattttagcaaagctgaaactttgaggattgttagtataaagggtctgttaagaggtatgcacatccactaccttgaaagcgggg
The genomic region above belongs to Anticarsia gemmatalis isolate Benzon Research Colony breed Stoneville strain chromosome 5, ilAntGemm2 primary, whole genome shotgun sequence and contains:
- the LOC142973299 gene encoding uncharacterized protein LOC142973299, whose translation is MDKSYSESNLANQDERLESPLSYISQRVNKRRREDDFDAFREEMIATIKSMLLTQETELKKITPTLMEIKLTNANIENTMAAISLQNEEFKRKIEEMELQAKKDKEYISILEEKVEDLQRGSRKSNIEIKNVPKQLKETKEDLIEMVVCLTKTVNNEITKSDIRDIYRVKGKKQGMTNTPIIVELSSTILKTEVLKMCKSYNTRNVGKLSAKHLGLKNNVDVPIFVSEQLTAKGSRLHFLARDLAKSKGFKYCWTAYGKVYVKKRDESPTYLIRSESQIQSLMQEP